From Anaerobacillus alkaliphilus, the proteins below share one genomic window:
- a CDS encoding ABC transporter ATP-binding protein: MEMIRVKELKKSYGSLKAVDGVSLTVSEGEIFGLLGPNGAGKTTTMEMMEGLRDFDEGEVIISGLSVKKDRKKVTEHIGVQLQSTSMFDLLKVEEILRMYASFYKKRKPVDEILEQMNLTEKRKAAIKGLSGGQKQRLAIGLALIHDPKVIFLDEPTTGLDPQARRALWDIVLNLKQQGKTIVLSTHYMEEAYVLCDRLAIMDQGKIMALDTPDNLIASLEMESAIQFKWENEVQPLESLHHITKVTTIKDQAVLYTTNLQESLIALIKFTELENIQLQDLQTRRATLEDVFLQLTGRSLREE, translated from the coding sequence ATGGAAATGATTCGAGTAAAAGAATTAAAAAAATCTTACGGTTCCTTAAAAGCAGTCGATGGAGTCAGTTTAACTGTAAGTGAGGGCGAAATCTTTGGTCTATTAGGACCAAATGGGGCTGGAAAAACAACAACAATGGAAATGATGGAAGGTCTAAGAGATTTTGATGAAGGTGAAGTTATTATCAGTGGCCTCTCTGTAAAAAAGGACCGTAAAAAAGTAACGGAACATATCGGTGTTCAGCTTCAATCTACATCTATGTTTGATCTTTTAAAAGTAGAAGAAATTCTTAGGATGTATGCTAGCTTTTATAAAAAGAGAAAACCAGTTGACGAAATACTCGAGCAGATGAATCTGACAGAAAAAAGAAAAGCTGCTATCAAAGGTTTATCAGGTGGACAAAAGCAGAGACTAGCCATCGGATTAGCACTTATACATGATCCGAAAGTAATCTTTTTGGACGAGCCTACAACTGGTTTGGATCCACAAGCTAGAAGGGCATTATGGGATATTGTACTTAATTTAAAGCAGCAAGGGAAGACAATTGTGTTGTCTACCCACTACATGGAAGAGGCTTACGTACTGTGTGACCGTTTAGCGATTATGGATCAGGGGAAAATTATGGCTTTGGATACCCCGGATAATTTAATTGCTTCCCTTGAAATGGAATCGGCCATTCAATTCAAATGGGAGAATGAAGTACAACCATTAGAGTCGCTCCACCATATTACAAAGGTTACAACAATAAAAGACCAAGCTGTTCTTTATACGACTAATTTACAAGAAAGTTTAATTGCTTTGATTAAATTTACTGAATTAGAAAACATACAACTTCAGGACCTGCAAACAAGAAGAGCTACGTTAGAAGATGTATTCTTACAGTTGACAGGAAGGAGCCTACGAGAAGAATGA
- a CDS encoding NAD(P)-binding protein has translation MNVAIMGAGLSGLTCAIMLERHGIQPTIFEHRSQVGDRFVNGEAFLNLLTRPVNDVFQYLSDEHQLYLKPTSSIQQINIHSQKEKAIINEHIGFLSIRGRHEFSLEKQLANQVKSKIVFNSTHSYEELLREFTHVIMATGDAAYSNKLFNFREALSATLKGATVEGKFERCAVHVWLDNTLAPKGYGYLLPFSDTEANIVIAYPDLPENQQQQIIKYWDRFYECVCRELSQSLKITDQFQIKNYQMGICKSARIGNTFFTGNCFGTAMPFLGFGQFEAIMTGIYAANDLCGFSKYEESTMDLKNSYEHSLTLRRGLEKFNNEMYDFVVKHLDGYLGKRLFQPSQQNPLKLASYLVRPFINKDG, from the coding sequence ATGAATGTTGCAATTATGGGGGCCGGGTTATCTGGATTAACTTGTGCAATCATGTTAGAACGACATGGGATACAACCGACAATATTTGAACATCGGAGCCAAGTAGGTGATCGTTTTGTAAATGGTGAGGCCTTTTTAAACTTATTAACGAGACCTGTAAATGATGTGTTTCAATACTTATCTGATGAGCATCAGTTATACCTTAAGCCGACTAGCTCGATTCAGCAGATAAACATTCATTCGCAAAAGGAAAAAGCTATTATCAATGAGCATATTGGTTTTTTAAGCATCAGAGGTCGACATGAGTTTTCATTAGAGAAACAACTAGCAAACCAAGTGAAATCAAAGATAGTTTTTAATTCGACTCACTCTTATGAAGAACTTTTAAGAGAATTTACCCATGTTATCATGGCTACTGGTGATGCAGCGTACTCAAATAAGCTTTTTAACTTTCGAGAGGCACTTTCAGCTACGTTAAAAGGAGCTACTGTTGAGGGGAAGTTCGAGCGTTGTGCTGTCCACGTTTGGTTGGATAATACATTAGCGCCAAAAGGGTATGGATATCTTCTACCTTTTTCTGACACAGAAGCTAATATAGTCATCGCGTACCCTGACCTTCCAGAAAATCAACAACAACAAATCATAAAGTACTGGGATCGTTTTTACGAGTGTGTTTGCCGTGAATTATCTCAATCGCTAAAAATAACTGATCAATTTCAAATTAAAAATTATCAAATGGGAATATGTAAATCAGCGAGAATTGGCAACACGTTTTTTACCGGCAATTGCTTTGGTACAGCGATGCCGTTTTTAGGATTTGGTCAATTTGAAGCGATTATGACGGGAATTTATGCAGCTAATGACCTGTGTGGATTTAGCAAATACGAAGAGTCTACAATGGATTTAAAAAATAGCTACGAGCATTCATTAACTCTACGACGCGGACTAGAAAAATTCAACAACGAAATGTATGATTTTGTTGTTAAGCATTTAGATGGCTATCTTGGTAAAAGGTTATTTCAACCAAGTCAACAAAATCCGTTGAAACTTGCGAGTTATTTGGTTCGGCCATTTATAAATAAAGATGGGTAA
- a CDS encoding ABC transporter permease: protein MSAYWQLTLAQLKLFARNKAVIFWTTFFPLFLMIVLGLFLGGGTGTTINVAWVDHDKSDYSLIMKDVFLDVEAINLSEWNDIGDAKREVEDGNISFVIEIQQGFAQLIETEAELPILSVYYDETNQSIAQLGFAIIDQAVDQLNKQLTNYQEVVFVEREGLKSLDLTYLDFLVPGIAALMILSSNLNGVAAQISSWRERGVLRRMKLTGLPASTFVGAQITARAILNITQSILVISVGIFLLGAQMNGSWFLLLFYLILGILVFMSLGFLVANLAKTPEHASPIAGFISFPMFFLGGIFFPITNMPDILQPVIALIPISHLANVLREVMNVGATMGDLFLPTTILLAWFLVCFTIASKTFKWE, encoded by the coding sequence ATGAGTGCATACTGGCAGTTAACGTTAGCTCAATTAAAGCTATTTGCTCGTAATAAAGCAGTAATTTTTTGGACTACTTTTTTTCCATTATTCTTAATGATTGTGTTAGGATTATTCCTTGGTGGTGGAACTGGAACAACGATTAATGTCGCTTGGGTGGATCATGATAAGAGTGACTATTCTTTGATAATGAAAGATGTTTTTCTAGACGTAGAAGCTATCAACTTAAGTGAATGGAATGACATAGGTGATGCGAAGCGTGAAGTTGAAGATGGAAACATTTCGTTTGTTATTGAAATACAGCAAGGTTTTGCTCAGTTGATTGAGACAGAAGCAGAACTTCCAATTTTATCAGTCTACTATGATGAAACGAACCAATCGATTGCTCAATTAGGGTTTGCTATTATTGATCAAGCGGTTGATCAATTAAATAAACAGTTAACGAATTACCAAGAAGTTGTCTTTGTTGAACGTGAGGGATTAAAGTCTCTAGATCTCACCTACTTAGACTTCTTAGTTCCAGGAATTGCAGCGTTGATGATCTTATCTAGTAACTTAAATGGAGTTGCAGCGCAAATTTCATCTTGGCGTGAACGTGGTGTATTACGTAGAATGAAGTTAACAGGTTTGCCCGCAAGTACATTTGTGGGTGCACAAATTACAGCAAGGGCAATCTTAAATATTACTCAATCAATCTTAGTTATTAGCGTTGGGATTTTTCTCTTAGGTGCTCAGATGAATGGGAGTTGGTTCTTGTTATTGTTTTATCTTATTTTAGGAATTCTTGTGTTTATGTCATTAGGATTTTTAGTTGCCAACTTAGCAAAGACTCCTGAACATGCATCGCCAATCGCAGGATTTATTTCGTTTCCAATGTTTTTTTTAGGTGGGATTTTCTTTCCAATCACAAATATGCCTGATATCTTACAGCCTGTGATTGCGCTTATCCCGATCTCACATCTAGCAAATGTCTTAAGAGAAGTAATGAACGTGGGAGCAACGATGGGTGACCTGTTTCTACCAACAACTATTTTACTTGCTTGGTTCCTCGTTTGTTTTACAATTGCTTCAAAGACGTTTAAGTGGGAGTAA
- the rluF gene encoding 23S rRNA pseudouridine(2604) synthase RluF, which translates to MRINKFISESGITSRREADKWIQDKRVTINGIVAELGSKVEPGDDVRVDNKPISKEEQLVYIALNKPVGITSTTERQVKGNIVDFVNHPLRIFHIGRLDKESEGLILLTNDGDIVNEILRVENKHEKEYIVTVDKPITDSFLRKMSEGVEILNTKTLPCKVTKISQNVFRIILTQGLNRQIRRMCSALGYQVRRLQRVRIMNIHLDGLAKGQWRDLTKAELNELFKELEYQPKK; encoded by the coding sequence TTGCGGATAAATAAATTTATTAGTGAGTCTGGGATTACCTCAAGACGCGAGGCAGACAAATGGATTCAGGACAAACGAGTGACGATTAATGGTATAGTCGCTGAGTTAGGGAGTAAAGTGGAGCCAGGCGATGACGTACGTGTTGATAATAAGCCGATATCAAAAGAAGAACAACTAGTATACATAGCGTTGAATAAACCGGTGGGGATTACTAGTACAACGGAAAGGCAAGTGAAAGGAAATATCGTCGATTTTGTTAACCACCCACTACGTATCTTTCACATTGGTAGACTTGATAAAGAATCAGAGGGACTCATCCTTCTTACAAATGATGGAGACATCGTCAATGAGATTTTACGAGTAGAGAATAAGCATGAAAAAGAATATATCGTTACCGTAGACAAACCCATTACTGACTCTTTCTTAAGGAAGATGTCAGAAGGTGTAGAAATATTAAATACGAAGACACTCCCTTGTAAAGTAACAAAAATTTCTCAAAATGTCTTTAGAATTATCTTAACACAAGGTTTAAATCGTCAAATACGCCGGATGTGCTCAGCACTGGGATACCAAGTTCGACGTTTACAGCGAGTCAGAATTATGAACATACATTTAGATGGACTAGCGAAAGGCCAGTGGCGCGACTTAACAAAAGCAGAGTTAAATGAATTGTTTAAAGAATTAGAGTACCAACCGAAGAAATAG